GAGTGGTAGTGACCTGCTAAGGCATCATTAACTAAATTCTTAGTTTTAATTTCGAGATTTTTAACTTTTTTTAAAACTTCCTTTGTAAAGTTTTTTTCCATTTTATGGTACCGGTACTGTTTCTAAAATTCTGTTTAAAATATCTAGACTTGTTAACTCTTCAGCCTCTGCCTCGAATGTTAAACCGATTCTATGTCTTAGTACATCAGGGGCTATAGCCTTTATATCTGCTGGGGTTACATAACCTCTTCCTTGTAGGTAGGCGTAGGCTTTAGCTCCATCCCTTAGGTTTATAGTTGCTCTTGGGGATGCTCCAATTTTAATATAATCCTTAATATCTATACCAAACTTTTGTGGGTCCCTAGTTGCATAAACAATAGATACAATATAGTCCTTAATATTGTCATCCATATAGATATCTTTAACTATCTCCTTTGTTTTAAGAAGTTCCGATATATTTACAACATTATCAGCCTTTTTAGGTAGATTAGAACCACCCATATCTAGAATTATTCTCTCCTCGGAGACTGTAGGATAGTCGATTACAACTTTTAACATAAACCTGTCTAACTGGGCCTCGGGTAGTGGGTATGTTCCCTCCTGCTCCACTGGGTTTTGGGTTGCTAAAACTAAAAAAGGTGAGGGGAGTTTAAAGGTTTCGTTACCAATTGTTACCTGTTTCTCCTGCATTGCTTCTAGAAGTGCACTTTGAACCTTAGCAGGGGCTCTGTTAATTTCGTCGGCTAAAATAAGGTTTGCATCGATAGGCCCTTTTTTTACTATAAAGTCTAGGTCCTTAGGGTTGTATATCTGGGTTCCTGTTATGTCTGCTGGTAACATATCCGGTGTAAATTGAACCCTTTTAAAGTCAATATTTATACACTCTGCAAGGGTTTTAAGGGTTAGGGTTTTAGCTAGTCCTGGAACACCTTCTAACAATACATGTCCATCTGTTAACATTGCTATTAATAACCTGTCTATTAGTCTATTTTGACCAATTACAATTCTACCCATCTCTTTTCTAAAACGTGTAATCCATTCAGATGTATCTTTTACCATACTGTTTATTTCGTTTATATCAACTGTCCTAATCATTGAACTTTCCATACCTGCTCCTATATTACATAAATAATATATGGTATTGGCCTTACTTGTACATTTCTCTTTTATTAAATAAATGTAATGTTTATTTGGGCATAAAAAAACAGGCTCCTAGAAGCCTGTTAAAGTGTTTTAAATTATCTTAGTATAGGTTTATATATTTTACACCCTCATAAGTTCCACCACCAACATAGTGAACTTTAAAGTTTATATACATATCATAACCACTCCACCAATTATCATCATCATCTAAGAGGTGTTGAAGATTTGAATAATATATATCCACATAATTTCCATTAGTCAGCATATATCCTGTTTGATAGGCCCAATTATAATAGTACCCACAAACAGCTCCTTGATGATCTGTAATTTGCCACTCTATAGATTCAACTGCTAGGTTGCTATTATTAGGTGTTATGTAGAATCTACTATTACCATCAGCATCACCACTATAACTTAAGTAGTCTGGTCCTGAGATATTAAAAGAGTAGTCTATAGTATTATTCTCAAACGCATTAGTTATTGCTGGACTTAAAAGACTTGAATCTGTGAAATTTTCAGTTCCAAATAGTGTTGTAGACTCATT
Above is a genomic segment from Thiospirochaeta perfilievii containing:
- a CDS encoding AAA family ATPase; this translates as MESSMIRTVDINEINSMVKDTSEWITRFRKEMGRIVIGQNRLIDRLLIAMLTDGHVLLEGVPGLAKTLTLKTLAECINIDFKRVQFTPDMLPADITGTQIYNPKDLDFIVKKGPIDANLILADEINRAPAKVQSALLEAMQEKQVTIGNETFKLPSPFLVLATQNPVEQEGTYPLPEAQLDRFMLKVVIDYPTVSEERIILDMGGSNLPKKADNVVNISELLKTKEIVKDIYMDDNIKDYIVSIVYATRDPQKFGIDIKDYIKIGASPRATINLRDGAKAYAYLQGRGYVTPADIKAIAPDVLRHRIGLTFEAEAEELTSLDILNRILETVPVP